From the genome of Bubalus bubalis isolate 160015118507 breed Murrah chromosome 2, NDDB_SH_1, whole genome shotgun sequence, one region includes:
- the LOC102390270 gene encoding HLA class II histocompatibility antigen, DO beta chain isoform X3, with protein MSPSWVPWVVAFLSTVLRLDASVTQGRDSPDFVTQAKADCYFTNGTEKVRFVVRFIFNLEEYARFDSDLGMFVALTELGKPDAELWNNRSDILARSRASVDMLCRRNYYLGAPFTVGRRVQPEVTVYPEKTPALQHRNLLLCLVTGFYPGDIKVTWFRNGQEQREGVMSTGLIRNGDWTFQMTVMLAMTPELGEVYTCLVDHPSLPSPVSVEWRAQSEYSWRKILSGAAAFLVGLVFFLVGIVIHIRARKGRRVETPLLGNEVPRAVLPPP; from the exons ATGAGTCCTAGCTGGGTTCCCTGGGTGGTGGCCTTCTTATCCACGGTTCTCAGGCTGGATGCTTCTGTGACTCAAGgcagagattctccag aTTTTGTGACCCAGGCAAAGGCTGACTGTTACTTCACCAATGGGACAGAAAAGGTTCGGTTTGTGGTCAGATTCATCTTCAACCTGGAGGAGTATGCACGTTTCGACAGCGACTTGGGGATGTTTGTGGCCTTGACGGAGCTGGGGAAGCCGGACGCTGAGCTGTGGAACAATCGGTCGGATATACTGGCGAGGAGTAGAGCCTCTGTGGACATGCTCTGCAGACGCAACTACTATCTGGGTGCACCCTTCACCGTGGGGAGGAGAG TACAACCAGAGGTGACTGTGTATCCGGAGAagaccccagccctgcagcaccGCAATCTGCTGCTTTGCTTGGTGACAGGTTTCTACCCAGGGGACATCAAGGTCACCTGGTTCCGGAATGGACAGGAACAGAGAGAGGGGGTCATGTCCACTGGCCTCATCAGGAATGGAGACTGGACCTTTCAGATGACGGTGATGCTGGCCATGACGCCCGAGCTTGGAGAGGTCTACACCTGCCTCGTTGACCATCCCAGCTTGCCGAGCCCTGTTTCTGTGGAGTGGA GAGCTCAGTCTGAATATTCTTGGAGAAAGATCCTGAGTGGAGCTGCAGCCTTCCTGGTCGGGCTAGTCTTCTTTCTGGTGGGAATTGTCATCCACATCAGGGCCCGGAAAGGTA gacGTGTGGAGACTCCGTTGCTTGGCAATGAG GTCCCAAGAGCAGTGCTTCCGCCACCCTAG
- the LOC102390270 gene encoding HLA class II histocompatibility antigen, DO beta chain isoform X1, with amino-acid sequence MSPSWVPWVVAFLSTVLRLDASVTQGRDSPEDFVTQAKADCYFTNGTEKVRFVVRFIFNLEEYARFDSDLGMFVALTELGKPDAELWNNRSDILARSRASVDMLCRRNYYLGAPFTVGRRVQPEVTVYPEKTPALQHRNLLLCLVTGFYPGDIKVTWFRNGQEQREGVMSTGLIRNGDWTFQMTVMLAMTPELGEVYTCLVDHPSLPSPVSVEWRAQSEYSWRKILSGAAAFLVGLVFFLVGIVIHIRARKGRRVETPLLGNEVPRAVLPPP; translated from the exons ATGAGTCCTAGCTGGGTTCCCTGGGTGGTGGCCTTCTTATCCACGGTTCTCAGGCTGGATGCTTCTGTGACTCAAGgcagagattctccag aagaTTTTGTGACCCAGGCAAAGGCTGACTGTTACTTCACCAATGGGACAGAAAAGGTTCGGTTTGTGGTCAGATTCATCTTCAACCTGGAGGAGTATGCACGTTTCGACAGCGACTTGGGGATGTTTGTGGCCTTGACGGAGCTGGGGAAGCCGGACGCTGAGCTGTGGAACAATCGGTCGGATATACTGGCGAGGAGTAGAGCCTCTGTGGACATGCTCTGCAGACGCAACTACTATCTGGGTGCACCCTTCACCGTGGGGAGGAGAG TACAACCAGAGGTGACTGTGTATCCGGAGAagaccccagccctgcagcaccGCAATCTGCTGCTTTGCTTGGTGACAGGTTTCTACCCAGGGGACATCAAGGTCACCTGGTTCCGGAATGGACAGGAACAGAGAGAGGGGGTCATGTCCACTGGCCTCATCAGGAATGGAGACTGGACCTTTCAGATGACGGTGATGCTGGCCATGACGCCCGAGCTTGGAGAGGTCTACACCTGCCTCGTTGACCATCCCAGCTTGCCGAGCCCTGTTTCTGTGGAGTGGA GAGCTCAGTCTGAATATTCTTGGAGAAAGATCCTGAGTGGAGCTGCAGCCTTCCTGGTCGGGCTAGTCTTCTTTCTGGTGGGAATTGTCATCCACATCAGGGCCCGGAAAGGTA gacGTGTGGAGACTCCGTTGCTTGGCAATGAG GTCCCAAGAGCAGTGCTTCCGCCACCCTAG
- the LOC102390270 gene encoding HLA class II histocompatibility antigen, DO beta chain isoform X2 gives MSPSWVPWVVAFLSTVLRLDASVTQGRDSPEDFVTQAKADCYFTNGTEKVRFVVRFIFNLEEYARFDSDLGMFVALTELGKPDAELWNNRSDILARSRASVDMLCRRNYYLGAPFTVGRRVQPEVTVYPEKTPALQHRNLLLCLVTGFYPGDIKVTWFRNGQEQREGVMSTGLIRNGDWTFQMTVMLAMTPELGEVYTCLVDHPSLPSPVSVEWRAQSEYSWRKILSGAAAFLVGLVFFLVGIVIHIRARKGRVETPLLGNEVPRAVLPPP, from the exons ATGAGTCCTAGCTGGGTTCCCTGGGTGGTGGCCTTCTTATCCACGGTTCTCAGGCTGGATGCTTCTGTGACTCAAGgcagagattctccag aagaTTTTGTGACCCAGGCAAAGGCTGACTGTTACTTCACCAATGGGACAGAAAAGGTTCGGTTTGTGGTCAGATTCATCTTCAACCTGGAGGAGTATGCACGTTTCGACAGCGACTTGGGGATGTTTGTGGCCTTGACGGAGCTGGGGAAGCCGGACGCTGAGCTGTGGAACAATCGGTCGGATATACTGGCGAGGAGTAGAGCCTCTGTGGACATGCTCTGCAGACGCAACTACTATCTGGGTGCACCCTTCACCGTGGGGAGGAGAG TACAACCAGAGGTGACTGTGTATCCGGAGAagaccccagccctgcagcaccGCAATCTGCTGCTTTGCTTGGTGACAGGTTTCTACCCAGGGGACATCAAGGTCACCTGGTTCCGGAATGGACAGGAACAGAGAGAGGGGGTCATGTCCACTGGCCTCATCAGGAATGGAGACTGGACCTTTCAGATGACGGTGATGCTGGCCATGACGCCCGAGCTTGGAGAGGTCTACACCTGCCTCGTTGACCATCCCAGCTTGCCGAGCCCTGTTTCTGTGGAGTGGA GAGCTCAGTCTGAATATTCTTGGAGAAAGATCCTGAGTGGAGCTGCAGCCTTCCTGGTCGGGCTAGTCTTCTTTCTGGTGGGAATTGTCATCCACATCAGGGCCCGGAAAG gacGTGTGGAGACTCCGTTGCTTGGCAATGAG GTCCCAAGAGCAGTGCTTCCGCCACCCTAG
- the LOC102390270 gene encoding HLA class II histocompatibility antigen, DO beta chain isoform X4 produces the protein MSPSWVPWVVAFLSTVLRLDASVTQGRDSPEDFVTQAKADCYFTNGTEKVRFVVRFIFNLEEYARFDSDLGMFVALTELGKPDAELWNNRSDILARSRASVDMLCRRNYYLGAPFTVGRRVQPEVTVYPEKTPALQHRNLLLCLVTGFYPGDIKVTWFRNGQEQREGVMSTGLIRNGDWTFQMTVMLAMTPELGEVYTCLVDHPSLPSPVSVEWRRVETPLLGNEVPRAVLPPP, from the exons ATGAGTCCTAGCTGGGTTCCCTGGGTGGTGGCCTTCTTATCCACGGTTCTCAGGCTGGATGCTTCTGTGACTCAAGgcagagattctccag aagaTTTTGTGACCCAGGCAAAGGCTGACTGTTACTTCACCAATGGGACAGAAAAGGTTCGGTTTGTGGTCAGATTCATCTTCAACCTGGAGGAGTATGCACGTTTCGACAGCGACTTGGGGATGTTTGTGGCCTTGACGGAGCTGGGGAAGCCGGACGCTGAGCTGTGGAACAATCGGTCGGATATACTGGCGAGGAGTAGAGCCTCTGTGGACATGCTCTGCAGACGCAACTACTATCTGGGTGCACCCTTCACCGTGGGGAGGAGAG TACAACCAGAGGTGACTGTGTATCCGGAGAagaccccagccctgcagcaccGCAATCTGCTGCTTTGCTTGGTGACAGGTTTCTACCCAGGGGACATCAAGGTCACCTGGTTCCGGAATGGACAGGAACAGAGAGAGGGGGTCATGTCCACTGGCCTCATCAGGAATGGAGACTGGACCTTTCAGATGACGGTGATGCTGGCCATGACGCCCGAGCTTGGAGAGGTCTACACCTGCCTCGTTGACCATCCCAGCTTGCCGAGCCCTGTTTCTGTGGAGTGGA gacGTGTGGAGACTCCGTTGCTTGGCAATGAG GTCCCAAGAGCAGTGCTTCCGCCACCCTAG